The following coding sequences are from one Clostridioides difficile ATCC 9689 = DSM 1296 window:
- a CDS encoding SdpI family protein, giving the protein MKKAINKQFILSTLICFIPFIVSIYFYNRLPNEVAIHFDNYGNPDNYAPKVIAAFGVPLLMLCIHLYTWFRLENEPKKANFSNVIQNLSKWGVAILSVIIQIMMVLYSTGVSLESNFYTGLILGIIVILFGNYLPKCKRNYSVGIILPWTLNDEDNWNKTHHLAGWIWLIGGILLIINAFINIPFYNIFVIFVIVILPFIYSYLMYKISGKNN; this is encoded by the coding sequence ATGAAAAAAGCGATAAATAAACAATTTATTTTATCTACTTTAATATGTTTTATACCATTTATTGTATCAATATATTTTTATAATAGATTACCAAATGAAGTTGCAATTCATTTTGATAATTATGGAAATCCAGATAATTATGCTCCAAAGGTTATAGCAGCTTTTGGTGTACCATTGTTAATGCTATGTATCCATTTGTATACATGGTTTAGACTTGAGAATGAGCCTAAGAAAGCTAATTTTTCAAATGTTATACAAAATTTATCAAAATGGGGAGTTGCTATACTTTCAGTAATTATACAAATAATGATGGTTTTATATTCAACAGGAGTTAGTTTGGAGTCTAATTTTTATACAGGATTAATTTTAGGAATAATAGTTATTTTATTTGGAAACTATCTTCCTAAATGTAAACGAAATTACTCAGTAGGAATAATTTTGCCATGGACTCTGAATGATGAAGATAATTGGAATAAGACACACCATTTAGCTGGATGGATTTGGCTTATTGGTGGAATATTATTAATTATTAATGCATTTATTAATATTCCTTTTTATAATATCTTTGTAATCTTTGTAATTGTAATACTACCATTTATATATTCTTATTTGATGTATAAAATTTCAGGTAAAAATAACTAA
- a CDS encoding sulfite exporter TauE/SafE family protein yields MFSVIFLCIGGFLAAFVDSIAGGGGLISMPVLMAIGVPVHLAIGTNKFAASAGCISSAYRYAKSGKINNDLLKKLVPFTIIGSVLGVRCVLSISEEILNVLVVVMILIVAIYTFISKNLGQEDNFEAVNKKNLRLGMLMALIMGFYDGFFGPGTGTFLTFGFIKIYGYDFLHASANTKILNLTSNITSLLLFMINGQVDYKIAIVFALVMIMGAYVGAKVAIKKGSKMIKPIFLVMALFMVVKLVYQTLV; encoded by the coding sequence ATGTTTTCAGTTATTTTTTTATGTATAGGGGGGTTTTTAGCTGCTTTTGTAGATTCTATAGCAGGAGGAGGAGGACTTATAAGCATGCCTGTTCTTATGGCAATTGGAGTGCCAGTACATCTTGCCATTGGTACAAATAAATTTGCAGCATCAGCAGGATGTATAAGTAGTGCCTATAGATATGCAAAGTCTGGAAAAATTAATAACGACCTTTTAAAAAAATTAGTACCATTTACTATTATTGGTAGTGTTCTAGGTGTGAGATGTGTATTATCAATAAGTGAAGAGATATTAAATGTTTTGGTTGTGGTTATGATTTTAATAGTGGCTATTTACACCTTTATTTCTAAAAATTTAGGTCAAGAAGATAATTTTGAAGCTGTTAATAAGAAAAATTTAAGACTAGGGATGCTTATGGCTCTTATAATGGGTTTTTATGATGGTTTTTTTGGTCCAGGTACAGGAACTTTTTTGACCTTTGGATTTATAAAAATATATGGATATGATTTTTTACATGCTTCTGCAAATACAAAAATATTAAACTTAACAAGTAATATAACTTCATTGTTATTATTCATGATAAATGGTCAAGTAGATTATAAAATTGCTATAGTGTTTGCATTAGTGATGATAATGGGAGCTTATGTAGGTGCTAAAGTTGCTATAAAGAAAGGTTCAAAGATGATAAAACCAATATTTTTAGTAATGGCATTATTTATGGTCGTAAAATTGGTATATCAAACATTAGTTTAG
- a CDS encoding PocR ligand-binding domain-containing protein: MVDFIESNNEVQKFDWGEVMWIHEPSKTQFNRLSAGIVRFFPGNCQEKHFHLSEEQLLYVIQGEGIQIIDGKKVNIKETSIVYCPPYSEHEIINTGKIDLVILITYVPHKFSSLRQIPIVFSENNIQELVNVNIIENLANQISNILKLRISVYDLKYKEIFETKKENKFCDICKNIKQCTKKLVKSINNDNFEKVYHCEYGVSSLEIPIVLEENIVGYIECGNFIVYKSIDIDKNLSELSSSSGIDIKYINKIYNEFPLNPKSRLYVLKENLLMMSEFIQEIAKRNFFENQLSIKDEEILKSRKENIRLEEALKKANSRLLEEEYIINPIDMFNNSSKEYPFELELYIEKEIKNMNLEGVYNLIDTNKLRYNDVRDTIQEMIFVLSRTVLRDLEDLKLISYLRNKYNKKISLVNSDEDLWNVLFEFSKECIDKNRAFWRKDKGNLIENINEYIKKYYKENINLNSISDVFFISPNYLSSIFNERNKVSITEYINLLRIEESKKYLLDRSMSISDICKKVGFNNSSYFSQIFKKFNSITPNEYRKNMLDNKY, from the coding sequence ATGGTGGATTTTATTGAGTCAAATAATGAAGTACAAAAATTTGATTGGGGAGAGGTTATGTGGATACACGAACCATCAAAAACACAATTCAATAGACTTAGTGCTGGAATTGTAAGATTTTTTCCGGGAAACTGCCAAGAAAAGCATTTTCATTTAAGTGAAGAACAGCTTTTATATGTGATTCAGGGAGAAGGAATACAAATAATTGATGGTAAAAAGGTCAATATAAAGGAAACATCTATAGTTTATTGCCCACCATATTCAGAACATGAAATTATAAACACTGGTAAAATTGATTTAGTAATATTAATTACTTATGTTCCTCATAAATTTTCGAGTTTGAGACAAATACCTATAGTATTTTCTGAAAACAATATACAGGAGTTAGTTAATGTAAACATAATTGAAAATCTTGCAAATCAAATATCTAATATATTGAAGCTTAGAATATCTGTATATGACTTAAAGTATAAAGAAATATTTGAGACTAAGAAAGAAAATAAATTTTGCGATATTTGTAAAAATATAAAACAGTGTACTAAAAAACTTGTTAAAAGCATAAATAATGATAACTTTGAAAAAGTGTACCATTGTGAGTATGGTGTTTCCAGTTTAGAGATACCTATAGTATTAGAAGAAAATATAGTTGGATATATAGAATGTGGTAATTTTATAGTATATAAGTCTATTGATATAGATAAAAATTTATCTGAATTATCAAGTAGTTCTGGTATTGATATAAAATACATAAACAAAATTTACAATGAATTTCCATTAAATCCTAAAAGTAGGTTATATGTATTAAAAGAAAATTTATTAATGATGTCTGAATTTATTCAGGAAATAGCTAAGAGGAATTTTTTTGAAAATCAACTTAGTATAAAAGATGAGGAGATATTGAAGAGTAGAAAAGAAAATATAAGACTTGAAGAGGCACTTAAAAAAGCAAATAGTAGATTATTAGAAGAAGAGTATATTATTAATCCGATAGATATGTTCAATAATTCTTCAAAAGAATATCCCTTTGAATTAGAACTTTATATTGAAAAAGAAATTAAAAATATGAATTTAGAAGGTGTTTATAATCTAATAGATACAAACAAATTAAGATATAATGATGTTAGAGATACTATTCAGGAAATGATATTTGTATTGTCTAGAACAGTGCTTAGAGATTTAGAGGATTTAAAACTTATATCTTATTTAAGAAATAAATATAATAAAAAAATATCACTTGTAAACAGTGATGAAGATTTATGGAATGTATTATTTGAATTTTCCAAAGAGTGTATTGATAAGAATAGAGCATTTTGGAGAAAAGATAAAGGAAATCTAATTGAAAATATAAACGAATATATAAAAAAATATTATAAAGAAAATATAAATTTGAATAGTATATCAGATGTTTTTTTTATAAGTCCAAATTATTTGAGTTCTATTTTTAATGAAAGAAATAAAGTTTCAATAACTGAGTATATAAATCTTCTTAGGATAGAAGAATCTAAAAAATATCTGTTAGATAGAAGCATGAGTATTAGTGATATTTGTAAGAAAGTAGGTTTTAATAACAGTAGTTATTTTTCACAAATATTTAAGAAGTTTAATAGTATAACTCCAAATGAATATAGAAAGAATATGCTGGATAATAAGTATTAA
- a CDS encoding alpha/beta fold hydrolase, producing MILITLCILVAVFVLAFAGLRLIAPTIIRTSHKIEAPGIDRMEMVEIGGIQQALYIRGQNADNPIILWVHGGPGNSMMPFLHLYQYEWENDFTVVNWDQRNVGKTYFANDPAAVLQTMSAERVLQDVHEVTAYLKQEFNKEKIILIGHSWGTVLGTMAVQTYPEDYSAYIGIAQTVNMVDNERVGYEKTLEMVKAAGKQKDIKALEAIAPYPPAKYGPSYLAALMTVRTYQSKYGLSINMDLGNIISILATPYYSLRELKNTAIVNPNAIDNQGDVLRFLVEEADIRNYGVDYQVPVYYIMGENDYNSPYLPAKKFFDEIVAPDKQIFFIPDADHLPFLSKKAEFDCVLLEEIAPKLAK from the coding sequence ATGATATTAATCACACTTTGCATACTAGTTGCTGTTTTTGTTCTGGCGTTTGCCGGTTTGCGTCTGATAGCCCCCACGATTATACGTACAAGCCATAAAATAGAAGCTCCTGGAATCGACCGCATGGAAATGGTGGAGATCGGCGGCATACAGCAGGCGTTATATATCCGGGGACAAAACGCAGACAACCCCATCATCCTTTGGGTTCATGGGGGTCCTGGTAATTCAATGATGCCATTTTTACATCTGTACCAGTATGAGTGGGAAAATGATTTTACTGTGGTGAACTGGGATCAGCGAAACGTAGGCAAAACATACTTTGCGAACGATCCGGCAGCAGTTTTGCAGACCATGAGCGCGGAGCGTGTTCTGCAAGACGTCCATGAGGTGACAGCATATTTGAAGCAAGAGTTCAACAAGGAGAAAATTATCCTTATAGGTCATAGCTGGGGAACAGTGCTGGGAACTATGGCTGTGCAAACCTATCCGGAGGATTACAGCGCGTACATTGGGATTGCGCAGACCGTTAATATGGTGGACAATGAGCGCGTGGGCTATGAAAAGACACTTGAAATGGTGAAAGCTGCAGGGAAGCAAAAAGATATCAAGGCGCTGGAAGCTATTGCACCATATCCGCCAGCAAAATATGGTCCAAGCTATTTGGCAGCTCTTATGACAGTAAGAACATACCAAAGCAAGTATGGGCTTTCTATAAATATGGATTTGGGCAATATAATCAGTATACTGGCAACCCCGTATTATTCATTGAGAGAGTTAAAAAATACGGCCATTGTCAATCCAAATGCGATTGACAATCAAGGTGATGTATTGCGGTTTTTAGTGGAAGAAGCTGACATAAGAAATTATGGAGTTGACTATCAGGTCCCTGTATACTACATCATGGGAGAAAATGACTATAATAGCCCCTATCTTCCAGCGAAGAAATTTTTTGATGAAATAGTGGCGCCAGACAAACAGATTTTTTTTATACCAGATGCAGACCATCTGCCATTTCTTAGCAAAAAGGCAGAATTTGACTGCGTATTGTTAGAGGAAATTGCTCCGAAGTTAGCAAAGTAA
- a CDS encoding TetR/AcrR family transcriptional regulator: MTRKNNPKQAIENIITISAKLFAEKGYDKTSMQNIVDASGMSKGGIFHHFSSKEDIFNVVMERRFEQIIETVNQWLGEMHGLTAKEKLRSLVRRHLTDEVIKESSNMITSAIESPHIILAFTQDNLKKLAPILANVLREGIEDRSIITEFPDECAEVILLLFNFWCDTDVFQGDFPTLRKRFQFLQFLMRQIGVDILEDEIIESINIFYERKPMGQVE, encoded by the coding sequence ATGACTAGAAAGAACAATCCAAAGCAAGCTATTGAAAATATCATTACCATTTCTGCAAAATTGTTTGCTGAAAAAGGATATGACAAAACAAGTATGCAAAATATTGTTGATGCTTCGGGAATGTCAAAGGGCGGAATTTTTCATCACTTCAGTTCAAAAGAAGATATTTTTAATGTGGTCATGGAAAGGCGCTTTGAACAGATAATAGAGACAGTAAATCAATGGCTCGGTGAAATGCATGGACTTACAGCAAAAGAGAAGCTTAGAAGTTTAGTTAGGCGGCATTTAACGGATGAGGTGATAAAAGAATCTAGTAACATGATTACAAGCGCTATAGAAAGTCCGCATATCATACTGGCATTTACACAGGATAATTTGAAAAAACTAGCACCAATATTAGCAAATGTTTTACGAGAAGGCATAGAGGATAGAAGCATCATCACAGAGTTCCCAGATGAATGCGCAGAGGTAATTTTGCTGCTCTTTAACTTTTGGTGTGATACAGATGTATTTCAGGGGGACTTTCCTACACTTCGTAAACGGTTTCAATTCTTACAGTTTCTTATGAGACAAATAGGAGTTGATATCCTGGAAGATGAGATTATAGAATCAATTAATATTTTTTATGAAAGGAAACCAATGGGACAGGTAGAGTAA
- a CDS encoding flavodoxin, whose product MSKIYIVYWSGTGNTEKMANFVAEGVKLKGKTPEVLDVSLLKPSDLKEEDKFALGCPSMGAEQLEEGYMESFVSELESMVSGKQIGLFGSYGWGNCEWMRDWEERMQNAGATIIGGEGITAMEDPNEEAKDECIELGKTLAE is encoded by the coding sequence ATGAGTAAAATATATATTGTTTATTGGAGTGGAACAGGAAATACTGAAAAAATGGCAAATTTTGTGGCTGAAGGTGTGAAGTTAAAAGGTAAGACACCAGAAGTTTTAGATGTGAGCTTACTGAAACCAAGTGATTTAAAAGAAGAAGATAAATTTGCATTAGGTTGCCCATCTATGGGAGCAGAGCAACTAGAAGAGGGGTATATGGAGTCATTTGTTTCAGAATTAGAATCTATGGTATCAGGTAAACAGATTGGATTATTTGGTTCATATGGATGGGGAAATTGTGAATGGATGAGAGACTGGGAAGAACGTATGCAAAATGCTGGTGCTACAATTATTGGTGGAGAAGGAATTACAGCAATGGAAGACCCAAATGAAGAAGCAAAAGATGAGTGTATAGAATTAGGCAAAACGTTAGCTGAATAA
- a CDS encoding S8 family peptidase: MNKRMKLIPYEINENLRGAKNKFPYGIKQMNARGMWDEGYTGKNIVVGIIDTGCDISHPLLKGKIIGGANFSDDSNGNKNIYEDFNGHGTHVAGIIAASNYNNEVMGVAPDCKLLIAKALNKDGTGTYQSIINAINFAVNNKVDIISMSLGGNKDDKKLKNAVMQAVKNNISVVCAAGNNGDGDSSTSEYSYPASYAEVIEVGAINENYLVEKFSNSNTTIDLVAPGRNIISTYMDNKLAIMSGTSMSAPYVSGSLALIKEWAREEFERDLDEAELYAQLIKCTRALGIPRTEQGNGYLYLNLYKYKNNGKR, encoded by the coding sequence ATGAATAAAAGAATGAAACTAATTCCGTATGAAATAAATGAAAATCTAAGAGGTGCAAAAAATAAATTCCCATATGGAATAAAACAAATGAATGCTAGGGGAATGTGGGATGAAGGTTATACTGGTAAAAATATTGTAGTTGGTATAATAGATACAGGTTGTGATATATCTCATCCTCTTTTAAAAGGAAAAATAATTGGTGGTGCAAATTTTAGTGATGACAGTAATGGAAATAAAAATATATATGAGGATTTTAATGGTCATGGAACTCATGTGGCGGGTATTATAGCTGCATCTAACTATAATAATGAAGTTATGGGAGTAGCTCCAGATTGTAAATTATTAATAGCAAAAGCATTAAATAAAGATGGTACTGGAACATATCAAAGTATAATTAATGCTATTAACTTTGCTGTAAATAACAAGGTTGATATTATATCTATGTCTCTTGGGGGAAACAAAGATGATAAGAAGTTAAAAAATGCTGTCATGCAAGCAGTAAAAAACAATATTTCTGTAGTGTGTGCAGCAGGTAATAATGGAGATGGTGATTCTAGTACAAGTGAGTATAGTTATCCAGCCAGTTATGCTGAGGTAATAGAAGTAGGTGCAATAAATGAAAACTATTTGGTTGAAAAGTTTAGTAATTCAAATACTACAATAGATTTGGTAGCTCCGGGAAGAAATATTATATCGACTTATATGGATAATAAACTTGCTATTATGAGTGGTACCAGTATGAGTGCACCATACGTATCAGGCTCATTAGCACTAATTAAAGAATGGGCAAGAGAGGAGTTTGAAAGAGATTTAGATGAAGCTGAACTATATGCACAATTAATAAAATGTACGAGAGCGCTTGGAATACCTAGAACGGAACAAGGAAATGGATACTTATATTTAAATCTTTATAAATACAAGAATAATGGCAAAAGATAA
- a CDS encoding alpha/beta fold hydrolase, with the protein MFYNAKSCQMMIGSNTVNYIEFGSGKKTLIILPGLGDGLFPLHGKIQAIAFAFRYKQFAKDYKVYVFSRKNQITEKYSTRDMAKDQADIMKKLGIMKAEVMGVSQGGMIAQYLAIDYPELVEKLVLAVTSSKQNDTIQNVICSWIDMAKKQNYNDLMIDTAKKSYSERYLKKYQLFIPFLGKVGKPKDFKRFIIQATSCIEHNAFSELNKITCPTLIIGGANDKIVGNNASFHLAEKIKKSEIFIYEGLGHATYEEAQDFNERVLEFLNK; encoded by the coding sequence ATGTTTTATAATGCAAAAAGCTGTCAAATGATGATAGGAAGTAATACAGTGAATTATATTGAATTTGGTAGTGGTAAGAAGACACTAATTATTTTACCAGGATTAGGAGATGGTTTATTTCCTTTACATGGAAAAATACAGGCGATTGCTTTTGCTTTTAGATATAAGCAATTTGCAAAAGATTATAAGGTTTATGTATTTAGTAGAAAAAATCAAATTACAGAAAAATATTCCACAAGGGATATGGCTAAAGACCAAGCAGATATAATGAAAAAACTTGGAATTATGAAAGCAGAAGTAATGGGTGTTTCTCAAGGTGGAATGATAGCTCAATATCTGGCAATTGATTATCCTGAGTTAGTTGAGAAACTTGTGTTGGCAGTTACTTCTTCAAAGCAAAATGATACTATCCAAAATGTTATTTGTAGCTGGATTGATATGGCGAAGAAGCAGAATTACAATGATTTAATGATTGACACAGCAAAGAAATCCTATTCTGAAAGATATTTAAAAAAATACCAATTATTTATTCCTTTTTTAGGAAAAGTAGGTAAACCAAAGGATTTTAAACGATTTATTATTCAAGCGACCTCTTGCATAGAACATAATGCTTTTTCCGAATTAAATAAAATAACATGTCCAACCTTAATTATAGGAGGTGCTAATGATAAAATTGTTGGAAATAATGCTTCTTTTCATTTAGCAGAAAAAATTAAAAAAAGCGAAATATTTATCTATGAGGGATTGGGACACGCTACATATGAAGAAGCACAGGATTTTAATGAAAGAGTTTTAGAGTTTTTAAATAAGTAA
- a CDS encoding TetR/AcrR family transcriptional regulator: MNREEKSKNSKEKIIQSAFSLFSSKGYDSTSTQDIINLSGLSRGAMYHHFKTKEDILRSVTKELYSQMNNFLEYLVADDTLTANEKIIELVVHSANDYTRRKMVHCSWLEKIPFALIEEVRNLNNVVAPNIAKIIKQGVENKEFSCEYPEELAEMLVFSIDILLDPVLFKREYSEVCNRLDFLLFMLKKMDIPLIDEYGIQKFKDLFKQ; the protein is encoded by the coding sequence ATGAATAGAGAAGAAAAAAGTAAAAATAGTAAAGAAAAAATTATCCAATCAGCATTTTCACTATTTTCGTCTAAAGGATATGATTCAACATCTACACAAGATATTATCAATTTATCTGGTCTATCTAGAGGTGCAATGTATCATCACTTTAAAACTAAAGAAGATATACTGAGAAGTGTCACAAAAGAACTTTACTCACAAATGAATAATTTTTTAGAGTATCTTGTTGCTGATGACACCCTTACAGCAAATGAAAAAATAATAGAATTGGTTGTTCATAGTGCGAATGATTACACACGTAGAAAAATGGTACATTGTAGCTGGTTAGAAAAAATCCCATTCGCTTTAATAGAGGAAGTTCGTAATCTCAACAATGTAGTTGCACCCAATATTGCTAAGATAATTAAACAAGGTGTTGAAAATAAAGAATTTTCTTGTGAATATCCAGAGGAATTAGCTGAAATGCTCGTTTTTAGTATTGATATTTTACTTGACCCTGTATTATTTAAACGTGAATACAGTGAAGTATGTAATAGGTTGGATTTTTTATTATTCATGTTAAAAAAAATGGATATTCCTCTAATTGATGAGTACGGTATTCAAAAATTTAAAGATTTATTTAAACAATGA
- the ilvD gene encoding dihydroxy-acid dehydratase has protein sequence MRSDIKKGIEGAPKRALMYGMGLTKEEIERPLIGIVNAQNEVIPGHLHLDEIAEAAKNGVRMSGGLPLEFPAIGVCDGIAMGHVGMNYSLASRELIADSIEAMAMAHGFDALVLIPNCDKIVPGMLMAAARLNIPSIVVSGGPMLPGKKNGKVYDFNSAMEGVGACKDGIVSEEELEALAMNSCPGCGSCSGLFTANSMNCLTEALGMGIPYNGTAASHSGERKRIAKYAGMYVMELLKNDIKPRDILTIDAFKNAIAVDMAMAGSTNTVLHLPAIAYESGIELNLDFFDEISEKTPCLTKLSPSGKHHIEDLHMAGGIPAIMNELSKINGINLDCKTVTGKTIRENIRNCEIENEEVIHTLKNPYSNQGGLAILKGNLALNGAVVKKSAVAEEMLVHEGPARVFNSEEEAVNAIFGKKINKGDVIVIRYEGPKGGPGMKEMLSPTSAVAGMGLDKHVALLTDGRFSGATRGASIGHISPEAMEGGLIGLVEEGDIISINIPDKKLELKVDEVEIENRKLKFKPLEPKIKHGYLSRYAKLVTSANTGAVLK, from the coding sequence ATGAGAAGTGATATAAAAAAAGGAATAGAAGGAGCTCCAAAGAGAGCGTTAATGTATGGAATGGGTCTTACTAAAGAAGAAATTGAAAGACCATTAATAGGTATAGTAAATGCACAAAATGAGGTGATTCCTGGTCATCTGCATCTTGATGAAATAGCAGAAGCTGCAAAAAATGGAGTAAGAATGAGTGGTGGTTTGCCATTAGAATTTCCTGCTATAGGGGTATGTGATGGTATAGCTATGGGGCATGTAGGAATGAATTATTCCCTGGCTTCAAGAGAATTAATAGCAGATTCAATAGAAGCTATGGCTATGGCACATGGTTTTGATGCTTTGGTACTTATACCTAATTGTGACAAGATAGTGCCAGGTATGTTAATGGCTGCTGCAAGACTTAATATACCAAGTATTGTTGTGAGTGGAGGGCCTATGCTTCCAGGTAAAAAAAATGGAAAAGTATATGATTTTAACTCTGCAATGGAGGGTGTTGGAGCATGTAAAGATGGAATAGTAAGTGAAGAAGAATTAGAAGCGTTAGCCATGAACTCTTGTCCTGGATGTGGTTCATGTTCTGGTCTTTTCACAGCAAATAGCATGAATTGTTTAACAGAAGCTTTAGGCATGGGGATACCATATAATGGTACTGCTGCGTCACATTCTGGAGAAAGAAAAAGGATAGCAAAATATGCAGGTATGTATGTTATGGAGTTACTTAAGAACGACATAAAACCTAGAGATATTTTAACAATAGATGCTTTTAAAAATGCTATAGCTGTGGATATGGCAATGGCTGGTTCTACAAATACAGTACTTCACTTACCTGCAATAGCTTATGAATCAGGAATAGAGCTTAACTTAGATTTTTTTGATGAAATAAGTGAAAAAACTCCTTGTTTAACAAAATTAAGTCCAAGTGGAAAACATCATATTGAAGATTTACATATGGCAGGAGGAATACCAGCTATAATGAACGAGCTTTCAAAGATAAATGGAATAAATTTAGATTGCAAAACCGTAACAGGCAAGACTATAAGGGAAAATATAAGAAATTGTGAAATAGAAAATGAAGAAGTAATACATACATTAAAGAATCCATATAGTAACCAAGGTGGGCTTGCAATATTGAAAGGAAATCTTGCTCTAAATGGAGCTGTTGTAAAAAAGTCAGCAGTTGCAGAAGAAATGTTAGTTCATGAAGGACCAGCAAGAGTTTTTAATTCAGAAGAAGAAGCTGTAAATGCTATTTTTGGTAAAAAAATAAACAAAGGTGATGTTATAGTTATAAGATATGAAGGTCCAAAGGGTGGTCCAGGAATGAAAGAAATGCTATCTCCTACATCAGCAGTTGCAGGAATGGGACTTGATAAGCATGTAGCACTTCTTACTGATGGTCGTTTTTCAGGGGCAACTAGAGGAGCATCTATAGGCCATATTTCTCCAGAAGCTATGGAAGGTGGTTTAATCGGACTAGTTGAAGAAGGAGATATAATTTCTATAAACATACCAGACAAAAAATTAGAGTTAAAAGTAGATGAAGTTGAAATAGAAAATAGAAAATTAAAATTTAAACCTTTAGAACCGAAAATAAAGCATGGATACTTAAGTAGATATGCTAAATTGGTAACATCAGCAAATACAGGAGCAGTTTTAAAATAG
- a CDS encoding VanZ family protein, whose product MIWTFYSFICVILPCLIYQIVVIKRKNLKVEKNVMIHLVWVYIFLLYIYLALSKAGIGSIWDIGRYSGLFRIDEINLIPFDSVGILTYILNIIMFMPLGFLLPLIWKNFRNIINVSLTGLGFSLAIELCQLFNLRATDIDDLMMNTLGAVLGYLIWVGVNNLFNLIKKKDIFPSIYKNIIQDEIAITIDDDISEKITSLYKNEAIIYLILAVLGEFLLFNWSIIPY is encoded by the coding sequence ATGATATGGACATTTTATTCATTTATTTGCGTTATATTACCATGCTTAATATACCAAATAGTCGTTATAAAACGAAAAAATTTGAAAGTTGAAAAGAATGTAATGATACATTTAGTATGGGTATATATTTTTTTATTATATATCTATCTAGCACTTAGTAAAGCTGGAATTGGTAGCATATGGGATATAGGAAGGTATAGTGGGCTTTTTAGAATTGATGAAATAAATCTAATACCTTTTGACTCAGTTGGCATCTTAACATATATTTTAAATATAATTATGTTTATGCCTTTAGGATTTTTACTACCTTTAATTTGGAAAAATTTTAGAAATATTATCAATGTTTCATTAACTGGATTAGGTTTTTCATTAGCAATTGAACTTTGTCAATTGTTTAACTTAAGAGCTACAGATATTGATGATTTAATGATGAACACATTAGGTGCTGTTTTAGGATATTTGATATGGGTAGGTGTAAATAATTTATTTAATCTTATAAAGAAAAAAGATATTTTCCCATCTATATATAAAAATATTATTCAAGATGAAATTGCTATTACAATTGATGATGACATAAGCGAAAAAATTACCTCTCTTTACAAAAATGAAGCTATTATATATTTAATACTTGCTGTTTTAGGAGAATTTTTATTGTTTAATTGGTCCATTATACCTTATTAA
- a CDS encoding helix-turn-helix domain-containing protein, with product MESLGDRIANLRKELDINQKELATKVGITEASLSRYENNLREPKSEIIVRLAKALETSTDYLLGVNDNTKISKEDKLIIENLSVSEKTKKLLEKIYSLEKEDREAIEKMIDNAYLKRFLKEEN from the coding sequence ATGGAAAGTTTAGGAGATAGAATAGCAAATCTACGAAAAGAATTAGATATAAATCAAAAAGAACTTGCTACTAAAGTCGGTATAACTGAGGCTAGCTTGTCACGTTATGAAAATAATTTAAGAGAACCTAAAAGTGAAATAATAGTTAGATTAGCAAAAGCATTAGAAACATCAACAGATTATTTATTAGGCGTAAATGATAATACAAAAATAAGCAAAGAAGATAAATTAATCATAGAGAACTTATCAGTAAGTGAAAAAACAAAAAAGCTCTTAGAAAAAATATATTCTCTTGAAAAAGAAGATAGAGAAGCTATAGAAAAAATGATTGATAATGCCTATTTAAAAAGATTCCTTAAAGAAGAGAATTAA